A stretch of DNA from Chloroflexota bacterium:
CTTGACGATTTGCTGAATGATGAAATAACCCAAGCCGATGGTGATGACGCCGAATCCCAGCATCATCCATCCGCACGGGTCTTCCCACATCCGCTTGAAATAGTTTTGGTTGAAGATGAACATGAACGCCGCGAGCGCGAACGGCAAGAGCGAAATTACCGTGCCCGACAAGCGCTGGCTCGCGGTCAACGCGCGAATTTGTCCTTTGATGCGCACGCGCTCGCGCACCGTGTGCGCGATCGTGTCCAAAATTTCGGCGAGGTTGCCGCCTACTTCGTGCTGAATATTGATCGCGGTGATGATGAGATCGAGGTCTTCGCTGTTGATGCGCTGGAGCATGTGCCCCAATGCCTCTTCCATGTTCAAGCCCAAACTAACTTCGCGAATCACGCGCGAAAATTCCACCGAGACGGGCGGGGGCAATTCGCGCGAGACAGCTTCCATCGCTTGTTGCAGACTATATCCGGAGCGCAACGAGTTGGCGACCAGGATCAACATATCGTTGAGTTGATTGTTGAACGAATTAAGCCGTTGCGCTTGCAAACGCCGCACCCAAAAGCGCGGCGCGTAAAAACCCAGGATGCCGCCGAGCAAACCGAACACGGGGTTCGAGTGTCCCAATGCAAACGCAACCAGAAAACCGACCGCCACGGCGGCGAGCGTCAGCGCCATGAATTCGGCGGGGGTCAACTTGAGATCGGCGCGTTGCAAGTCCATCGCCAACTGTTGCGACATGCCACCCGACATCATCCGGTTCAACCCGCGCGCCATCTGCGATTCGCCGTCGGTTTGCGCGAATTGCTCCGGCACCGCCGCGACGCGCCCGCCGTACTGCTCCAAACGACTTCCGATCACCGCGCGCTGGCTATCAATGATGCGTTGTAATCCGAAAAAGAACAGGAACACCGCGACAAATGCCAGCCCGGCGAACAATACTGGATTGTTCATCGTCGCTCCTTATTGGAAGAACCGAGCATCCACGCCGAAAATCTGCGGCGGCAAGAAAATGTTTTTGATTTCAAGTTTCTCCATGAACTTGGGACGAATGCCGGTCGGCTTGAGTCCACCCAGAATCTTGCCGTCCTTGATGCCCTGATGTTCGAACTTGAAAATTTCGGACGTGACGATCACATCACCTTCCAACCCTTGCACTTCGGACACGTTGGTCACGCGGCGCGTACCATCGCGCATACGTTCGATCTGCACGACCACATCGAGCGCGCCGGCGATTTGTTCGCGAATCGCGCGCAAGGGCAAATCCATCCCTGCCATCAACACCATCGTTTCGAGACGGTGCAACGCGTCGCGCGGGGTGTTGGCGTGAACGGTCGTCATCGAACCTTCGTGACCGGTGTTCATCGCTTGCAACATATCCAACGCTTCGCCGCCGCGGCACTCACCGACGATGATGCGGTCGGGGCGCATACGCAGCGCGTTGATGACGAGGTCGCGCATCGAAACTTCGCCGCGCCCTTCGATGTTCGGCGGGCGCGATTCGAGCGTGATGACGTGTTCCTGGCGCAACTGCAATTCGGCGGCGTTCTCGATAGTGAGGATGCGCTCGTCCGACGGAATGAAACTCGAATAGAGATTCAACTGCGTCGTCTTGCCGGAACCGGTGCCGCCCGATACGATCAGGTTCAAGCGTCCTTCGACGCACGCTTTCATAAACTGGATGAACTCAGTCGTGAACGTATTGCGCTTGACCAGATCGTCCACCGTGAACGGTTTGCGCGCGAATTTACGAATGGTAATCGTGGGACCGACGAGCGCCAGCGGCGGAATGATGATGTTGACGCGCGAGCCGTCGAGCAAGCGCGCGTCCACGTACGGCGAACCCTCGTCCACGCGGCGACCGAGCGGCGACACGATGCGGTCAATGATCCGCATCACGTGCGCGTCGCTTTCGAACTGTGCGGACACGCGTTCGATCTTGCCGTGCCGCTCGACGTAGATTTTGCGCGGACCGTTCACCATCACTTCGTCCACCGTCGCGTCCTGCAATAATTTTTCGATGGGACCCAGACCCAGGACTTCGGAAACGATCTCTTCAAACAGCCGCATCCGGTCCGAACGTGCGAGCACCACTTCTTCTTGCGCGAGGAACGCGTTGAACATCTCTTCGATGGTGCGGCGCACCTGGTCTTGCTTCGAGAGATCGAGTTTGGGATCCAGGTCGGCGACGATTTTTTGTTGCACGCGCGCTTTCAGATCGGCGTACTGATCTTGCGGCGGCGCGGGCGCTTGCCGGCGTCGCGTTTCTTCCGGCGAAGACGCCGGCGCAGACGGTGTTTTGATTTCTTGCGGCGGCGGCGGGGTCACGCCGCCGATACGTTTGAGCAAAGACATAACCGCTCTCTTTCTAGGGAATCACGCACAGGCGAATTACTTGCGCGAGAAGAAACCGCGCTTGGGCGGCGCAGGCGCTGGCGCGGGCGACGACACCGCAGGGGGTGCGACCGCGACTTTATCCGGCGCGGTCTTTTGAAGGATACTGCGCGTGATCGCAAGAATCGCCTGCGCGATGGGCACGTTCTTTTGTGACGTGACGAACGGCAAACCGCGATTCGCGGCGAGCAAGGTCGTGCGCTCGTCCTTTGGCACCATCGCGCCGACCGGATGTTTGATGCTCGCCTCGATGTCTTTGGCGCTGATGCCGCTGCGACCGTCTTCCTTGTTGAGCACGAAAAAAATCTTGTCGGCGCGATAGCCCAGTTGTTCGGTCAATTCGAAAAAAAGTTTCGCATTTTTGATCGAAGGAATATCCGTCATCGCGACGAGGATGATGAGGTCCGCCGAATCGAGAAAGCAAATCGTCGCTTCTTGAAACGACTTCCACAAATCCACGACGGTGTACGCGTACGACTTGGTCAGAATGTCGAGGATTTGTTTGAGATGATCAACTTTGATCAAGCCCGCCAGTTCGGGTCGCGCCGGCGCGAGCAAAATTTTTACGCCGCTACTGTGCGCGGGCATCAAGCCGTCGAGCAATTCTTCGTCAATATCCGTGTTCTCGCCGGTCACTTCGGAGATAGTGCGACTGCTGGGCAGGTTCAACAACACGCCAATGTCGCCGAACTCGAAACTGCCGTCAATCAACGCGACGCGTGCGCGTGTTTCTTCGCGCAACGCGACGGCAAGGTTGACCGCGAGCGTGCTCGAACCGCTACCGCCTTTGGTGCCGAGGACGGCGATCACTTTGCCCGCACGGGGCGGCGGGGCGGGCGGCGCGGCAGGGGTCGCGGCGGCGCTTGGTTGGACTGGCATCGCGCGGCGCGTCGCGGCGGAGAATTGATAGACCCGGTGAATGCTGTTGATCAGCTCGTCGCCGGAAAAGGGTTTGATGAGAAATTCGCGCGCGCCGGCGAGCATCGAGCGGCGCAAGTAATCGCTTTCGCCCTGCACCGACATCATCACGACTTGCGCGACGGGCACCTGGCGTGAAATCGCCTCACTCGCCGCAATGCCGTCCATCTCCGGCATGTTAATGTCCATGAGGACGATATCGGGTTGAAGTTTGAGCGCGAGTTCGACGCCCTCGCGGCCATTCGCGCCCATCCCGACAATTTCAACATCCTGCTCAAAGTAGAGCAGTTTTTTGACATTCTCACGTGTTTCGGGAATGTCATCCACGATCAGCACGCGGATTTTTGTGCTGCTAGAAGGACCAGACATCCGTTGCCTT
This window harbors:
- a CDS encoding response regulator, whose amino-acid sequence is MSGPSSSTKIRVLIVDDIPETRENVKKLLYFEQDVEIVGMGANGREGVELALKLQPDIVLMDINMPEMDGIAASEAISRQVPVAQVVMMSVQGESDYLRRSMLAGAREFLIKPFSGDELINSIHRVYQFSAATRRAMPVQPSAAATPAAPPAPPPRAGKVIAVLGTKGGSGSSTLAVNLAVALREETRARVALIDGSFEFGDIGVLLNLPSSRTISEVTGENTDIDEELLDGLMPAHSSGVKILLAPARPELAGLIKVDHLKQILDILTKSYAYTVVDLWKSFQEATICFLDSADLIILVAMTDIPSIKNAKLFFELTEQLGYRADKIFFVLNKEDGRSGISAKDIEASIKHPVGAMVPKDERTTLLAANRGLPFVTSQKNVPIAQAILAITRSILQKTAPDKVAVAPPAVSSPAPAPAPPKRGFFSRK
- a CDS encoding type II secretion system F family protein, which translates into the protein MNNPVLFAGLAFVAVFLFFFGLQRIIDSQRAVIGSRLEQYGGRVAAVPEQFAQTDGESQMARGLNRMMSGGMSQQLAMDLQRADLKLTPAEFMALTLAAVAVGFLVAFALGHSNPVFGLLGGILGFYAPRFWVRRLQAQRLNSFNNQLNDMLILVANSLRSGYSLQQAMEAVSRELPPPVSVEFSRVIREVSLGLNMEEALGHMLQRINSEDLDLIITAINIQHEVGGNLAEILDTIAHTVRERVRIKGQIRALTASQRLSGTVISLLPFALAAFMFIFNQNYFKRMWEDPCGWMMLGFGVITIGLGYFIIQQIVKIEV
- a CDS encoding CpaF family protein — its product is MSLLKRIGGVTPPPPQEIKTPSAPASSPEETRRRQAPAPPQDQYADLKARVQQKIVADLDPKLDLSKQDQVRRTIEEMFNAFLAQEEVVLARSDRMRLFEEIVSEVLGLGPIEKLLQDATVDEVMVNGPRKIYVERHGKIERVSAQFESDAHVMRIIDRIVSPLGRRVDEGSPYVDARLLDGSRVNIIIPPLALVGPTITIRKFARKPFTVDDLVKRNTFTTEFIQFMKACVEGRLNLIVSGGTGSGKTTQLNLYSSFIPSDERILTIENAAELQLRQEHVITLESRPPNIEGRGEVSMRDLVINALRMRPDRIIVGECRGGEALDMLQAMNTGHEGSMTTVHANTPRDALHRLETMVLMAGMDLPLRAIREQIAGALDVVVQIERMRDGTRRVTNVSEVQGLEGDVIVTSEIFKFEHQGIKDGKILGGLKPTGIRPKFMEKLEIKNIFLPPQIFGVDARFFQ